Proteins encoded within one genomic window of Bradyrhizobium sp. CB1717:
- a CDS encoding Hsp20 family protein gives MRTFEMSPFWRSSVGFDRLFDFVSNTPDDSDDYPLYDIARTGENQYQITLALAGFSPEEITITAEQSTLTVEGREPNKGNRDYLYQGISLQPFRRVFNLADYVQVKDATFENGMLTITLVRELPEAMKARRIAIETASNDNQEVEQKQTA, from the coding sequence ATGAGAACTTTCGAAATGTCCCCGTTCTGGCGTTCGAGTGTCGGATTCGACCGCCTGTTCGACTTCGTCAGCAACACTCCGGACGACAGCGACGATTATCCGCTGTACGACATCGCGCGTACCGGCGAGAACCAGTACCAGATCACGCTGGCGCTGGCAGGCTTCAGCCCGGAAGAGATCACCATCACCGCCGAGCAATCGACGCTGACCGTCGAGGGCCGCGAGCCCAACAAGGGTAATCGCGACTACCTGTACCAGGGAATCTCCCTGCAGCCGTTCAGGCGCGTTTTTAACCTGGCGGACTATGTCCAGGTCAAGGATGCGACTTTCGAAAACGGCATGCTGACGATCACTCTAGTTCGGGAACTGCCGGAGGCGATGAAGGCGCGTCGCATCGCGATCGAAACCGCCAGCAACGACAACCAGGAAGTCGAACAGAAGCAGACAGCCTGA
- a CDS encoding cysteine desulfurase family protein, with the protein MRQIYLDYNASTPIDPVVAEAMRPFLDHAFGNPSSGHWASAPAKAGLDRARGQVAALLGAAPDEIVFTSGGSEANNLAIKGTFFAPNRRGAHIITSAIEHPAILAPCRFLERLGGSVTYLPVNGTGLVDPEDVRRAITPQTALISIMHANNEVGTVQPIAEIGAIARQHGIPFHTDAAQSVGKIATKVDELGVDMLTIAGHKLYAPKGVGALYLRRGTEVEPVIHGAGHEFGRRAGTESALLAAGLGAACAIAADLAPVSRIQTLRDRLWQALQDSFGDGVALNGHPTHRLPNTLNVSFVDMIGADILSRLRDVAASTGSACHSGQIELSPVLAAMGVPERVAMGAIRFSLGRYTTVDEIDEVVTGLATIAAV; encoded by the coding sequence ATGCGGCAGATCTATCTCGACTACAACGCGAGCACACCGATCGACCCGGTCGTGGCGGAGGCGATGCGCCCCTTCCTGGACCATGCGTTCGGCAATCCGTCCAGCGGGCATTGGGCCAGCGCGCCGGCGAAGGCCGGGTTGGATCGGGCTCGCGGCCAGGTGGCCGCACTGCTCGGCGCGGCACCCGACGAGATCGTATTCACCAGCGGTGGCAGCGAAGCGAACAATCTGGCCATCAAGGGCACGTTCTTCGCGCCGAACCGCCGCGGGGCGCACATCATCACCTCGGCCATCGAACATCCCGCGATTCTCGCACCCTGCCGGTTTCTCGAGCGACTCGGCGGTTCGGTCACGTATCTCCCGGTAAACGGGACAGGCCTGGTCGATCCTGAGGATGTCCGCCGCGCAATTACTCCGCAGACCGCCCTGATCAGCATCATGCACGCGAACAACGAAGTCGGAACCGTCCAGCCGATCGCGGAAATCGGCGCGATTGCGCGGCAGCACGGAATCCCCTTCCACACCGATGCAGCCCAGTCGGTCGGAAAGATCGCCACCAAGGTGGACGAGCTCGGCGTCGACATGCTGACGATCGCCGGTCACAAGCTCTACGCCCCGAAGGGCGTTGGCGCGCTTTATCTTAGGCGAGGCACCGAGGTCGAGCCGGTGATCCACGGCGCCGGCCACGAATTTGGCCGCCGTGCCGGCACCGAGAGCGCTTTGCTCGCAGCGGGGCTCGGGGCGGCTTGTGCGATCGCCGCCGACCTCGCACCCGTGAGCCGCATTCAGACCCTGCGCGATCGCCTCTGGCAGGCGCTACAGGATAGCTTCGGCGATGGGGTCGCGCTCAACGGCCATCCCACGCATCGCTTGCCCAATACGCTCAACGTGTCGTTCGTCGACATGATCGGCGCGGACATCTTAAGCCGGTTGCGCGATGTGGCGGCATCGACGGGTTCGGCGTGCCATTCTGGGCAGATCGAGCTTTCGCCCGTTCTCGCGGCCATGGGCGTGCCCGAAAGGGTCGCAATGGGAGCGATCCGCTTTAGCCTGGGCAGGTACACTACGGTCGACGAGATCGACGAAGTGGTCACAGGTCTCGCCACTATCGCCGCCGTCTGA
- the groL gene encoding chaperonin GroEL (60 kDa chaperone family; promotes refolding of misfolded polypeptides especially under stressful conditions; forms two stacked rings of heptamers to form a barrel-shaped 14mer; ends can be capped by GroES; misfolded proteins enter the barrel where they are refolded when GroES binds): MAAKEVKFSTEARDRMLRGVDTLANAVKVTLGPKGRNVVIEKSFGAPRITKDGVTVAKEIELEDKFENMGAQMVREVASKTSDIAGDGTTTATVLAQSIVKEGAKSVAAGMNPMDLKRGIDLAIEAIVDDLRSHAKKVTANDEIAQVATISANGDTEIGRFLAEAMQKVGNEGVITVEEAKSLNTELEVVEGMQFDRGYISPYFVTNAEKMRAELEDPYILIHEKKLSALQSMLPLLESVVQSGKPLLIIAEDIEGEALATLVVNKLRGGLKIAAVKAPGFGDRRKAMLEDIATLTGGTMIAEDLGIKLENVTLNMLGRAKKVVIDKENTTIVNGAGAKKDIGARVAQIKLQIEETTSDYDREKLQERLAKLAGGVAVIRVGGATEVEVKERKDRVDDAMHATRAAVEEGILPGGGVALLRALKALERVKTANADQKAGVDIVRRAIQMPARQIVENAGEDGSLVVGKLIEKSDYNWGFNAATGEYQDLVRAGVIDPAKVVRTALQDAASIAALLITTEALVAEKPKKAEAPAAPPMDF, translated from the coding sequence ATGGCTGCCAAGGAGGTAAAATTCTCAACGGAAGCTCGCGACCGCATGCTGCGCGGCGTCGATACGCTGGCAAACGCTGTCAAGGTGACACTCGGGCCGAAAGGCCGCAACGTCGTGATCGAGAAATCCTTCGGCGCGCCGCGCATCACCAAGGATGGTGTCACGGTCGCCAAGGAAATCGAGCTCGAAGACAAGTTTGAGAACATGGGCGCGCAGATGGTCCGCGAGGTGGCGTCAAAAACCAGCGACATCGCCGGCGACGGCACGACGACCGCGACCGTGCTGGCGCAATCGATCGTCAAGGAAGGCGCGAAGTCCGTTGCTGCGGGCATGAACCCGATGGACCTCAAGCGCGGCATCGACCTCGCGATCGAAGCGATCGTCGATGATCTCCGATCGCACGCCAAGAAGGTCACCGCGAACGACGAGATCGCCCAAGTCGCTACGATCTCGGCGAATGGCGACACCGAGATCGGCCGCTTCCTCGCAGAGGCCATGCAGAAAGTCGGCAATGAAGGCGTCATTACAGTGGAGGAGGCAAAGAGCCTCAATACGGAGTTGGAGGTGGTCGAGGGCATGCAATTCGACCGCGGCTACATCTCGCCCTATTTCGTCACCAATGCCGAAAAGATGCGAGCCGAGCTCGAAGACCCCTACATCCTGATCCATGAGAAGAAGCTGTCCGCACTGCAATCGATGCTGCCGCTGCTCGAGTCGGTGGTGCAGTCGGGCAAGCCACTGCTGATCATCGCCGAGGACATCGAAGGCGAGGCGCTGGCGACGCTGGTCGTCAACAAACTGCGCGGAGGGCTGAAGATCGCAGCCGTCAAGGCACCGGGCTTCGGCGATCGCCGCAAGGCGATGCTGGAGGACATCGCGACCCTCACCGGTGGCACAATGATCGCCGAAGATCTCGGCATCAAGCTCGAGAATGTCACGCTCAACATGCTCGGGCGGGCCAAGAAGGTGGTAATCGACAAGGAGAATACTACCATCGTCAACGGCGCCGGCGCCAAGAAGGACATCGGGGCGCGCGTCGCCCAGATCAAGCTGCAGATCGAGGAGACGACCTCGGATTACGATCGCGAGAAGCTGCAGGAGCGGCTTGCCAAGCTCGCCGGCGGCGTGGCCGTGATCCGGGTCGGCGGCGCCACCGAAGTCGAGGTCAAGGAGCGCAAGGATCGCGTTGACGACGCGATGCATGCGACGCGCGCCGCTGTGGAAGAAGGCATCCTGCCGGGCGGCGGGGTGGCGCTATTGCGCGCGCTCAAAGCGCTTGAACGCGTCAAGACCGCCAACGCCGACCAAAAAGCCGGCGTCGATATCGTGCGGCGCGCGATCCAGATGCCGGCCAGGCAGATCGTCGAGAATGCCGGAGAAGACGGCTCGCTGGTGGTCGGCAAGCTGATTGAGAAAAGTGACTACAATTGGGGCTTCAACGCGGCGACCGGCGAGTACCAGGATCTGGTGCGGGCCGGCGTGATCGATCCGGCCAAGGTGGTTCGCACGGCCTTGCAGGATGCCGCGTCTATCGCCGCCCTCCTGATCACCACCGAGGCGCTCGTCGCCGAGAAACCGAAGAAGGCGGAAGCCCCGGCCGCGCCGCCGATGGACTTCTAG
- the rpoH gene encoding RNA polymerase sigma factor RpoH: MSTLSVLSNLPAIHSDGGLSRYLATIRKFPLLSAADEAMYARRWREHGDREAAYRLVTSHLRLAAKLALRYRGYGLPVADLISEANVGLMVAVKRFQPEKGVRLATYAMWWIKAAVHEYILRSWSLVKIGTTAAQKKLFFNLRKLKNRISASEDVDLSPQQAEYIAGELKVAPREVVEMNGRIRGDTSLNLPMTREDGSEEIQNWLIDPAPDPETLLSEAEDSNQVRSALHDALALLTPRERHIVGARFLTEQPKTLEELSAIFGVSRERVRQIEVRALQKMRAALRARLDGLPPGFPRGWRPPCGAAAIAESQK, translated from the coding sequence GTGAGCACCCTTTCGGTTCTATCGAATCTGCCCGCGATCCATTCGGATGGCGGGCTCTCCCGCTACCTCGCCACCATTCGCAAGTTTCCGCTGCTGAGTGCGGCCGATGAAGCCATGTACGCGCGCCGCTGGCGCGAGCACGGCGATCGCGAAGCGGCCTATCGCTTGGTCACAAGTCACCTCCGGTTGGCCGCCAAGCTCGCGCTGCGGTATCGCGGCTATGGCCTTCCCGTCGCCGACCTGATCTCGGAGGCGAATGTCGGCTTGATGGTGGCGGTGAAGCGCTTCCAGCCCGAGAAAGGCGTTCGGCTCGCGACCTATGCGATGTGGTGGATCAAGGCGGCGGTCCACGAATACATTCTCAGGTCCTGGTCGCTGGTGAAAATAGGCACCACTGCAGCCCAGAAGAAGCTGTTCTTCAACCTGCGAAAACTCAAGAACCGGATTTCTGCAAGCGAGGACGTCGACCTGTCGCCGCAGCAGGCCGAATATATCGCCGGCGAACTGAAAGTAGCTCCGCGTGAGGTCGTCGAGATGAACGGGAGGATCCGGGGTGACACTTCGCTCAACCTGCCCATGACTCGGGAGGACGGGTCCGAGGAAATCCAGAACTGGCTGATTGATCCGGCCCCAGACCCGGAAACGCTGCTATCGGAAGCGGAGGATAGCAATCAGGTAAGGAGCGCGCTGCATGACGCGCTCGCTCTCCTGACTCCCCGCGAGCGCCATATCGTCGGCGCGCGATTCCTGACCGAACAGCCGAAGACCTTGGAGGAGCTCTCCGCCATTTTCGGCGTGTCACGCGAGCGCGTCCGCCAGATCGAGGTTCGCGCACTACAAAAGATGAGGGCCGCACTCCGGGCTCGCTTAGATGGATTGCCTCCTGGCTTTCCCCGCGGATGGAGGCCCCCGTGCGGCGCAGCGGCTATTGCGGAGAGTCAGAAATGA
- the groES gene encoding co-chaperone GroES — translation MHFRPLHDRVLVRRIDAEERTAGGIIIPDTAKEKPQEGEVIACGPGGRNEQGQLVPLDVKPGDRVLFGKWSGTEVKIDGKELLIMKESDLLGVVEKTSASKKAA, via the coding sequence ATGCATTTCCGTCCATTGCATGATCGCGTGCTGGTGCGACGCATCGATGCCGAGGAGAGGACTGCCGGCGGCATCATCATTCCGGACACCGCGAAGGAAAAGCCGCAGGAAGGCGAGGTTATCGCCTGCGGACCGGGCGGCCGTAACGAACAGGGCCAATTGGTGCCGCTCGACGTGAAGCCTGGCGATCGGGTCTTGTTCGGCAAATGGTCCGGTACGGAGGTCAAGATCGACGGCAAAGAACTTCTTATCATGAAGGAGAGCGACCTTCTGGGCGTGGTCGAGAAGACCTCCGCGTCGAAGAAGGCCGCTTGA
- a CDS encoding glycosyltransferase family 4 protein: protein MRIAQIAPLFESVPPRLYGGTERVVSWLTEELVRQGHQVTLFASEDSITSAELVPCTPRALRLDPDVRDALPHQMIMLDKVRERADEFDILHFHSDYLHFPLFRSERGRTLTTLHGRQDLPDHMPFYRRFADMPLVSISNAQRSPLPGANFVATVYHGLPLDLHIPSYNPKGGYLAFLGRISPEKRPDHAIAIARAAGLPLKIAAKVDKADDAYFRGVIAPMLDEPGIEFIGEINENAKSEFLGEAAALLFPIDWPEPFGLVMIEAMACGTPVLAFRCGSVPEIVEDGLTGRIVSDVDEAVPAIPGLLQLDRRGVRARFEERFSSVRMAAEYGRIYQRMLRGLPTPSSGHRHSLRVRPPSTYTASEAPPSAA, encoded by the coding sequence ATGAGGATTGCACAGATTGCCCCGCTATTCGAGAGCGTCCCGCCCCGGCTCTATGGGGGAACGGAGCGGGTCGTTTCCTGGCTGACCGAGGAGCTGGTCCGACAGGGCCACCAAGTGACGCTGTTCGCGAGCGAGGATTCAATCACCTCCGCCGAGCTCGTTCCCTGCACGCCTCGCGCGCTGCGCCTCGACCCCGACGTCCGCGACGCTCTCCCGCACCAGATGATCATGCTCGACAAGGTGCGCGAGCGCGCCGACGAGTTCGACATTCTCCACTTCCACTCCGACTATCTGCATTTTCCGCTGTTCCGATCGGAACGCGGCAGGACACTGACCACGCTGCACGGCAGGCAGGATCTTCCGGATCATATGCCGTTCTACCGCCGGTTTGCGGACATGCCGCTGGTTTCAATTTCGAATGCGCAACGATCGCCGCTTCCAGGGGCGAACTTCGTGGCGACGGTCTATCATGGCCTTCCGCTCGATCTGCACATTCCGAGCTACAATCCGAAAGGCGGCTATCTGGCGTTTCTCGGCCGGATCTCACCGGAGAAACGTCCCGACCACGCCATCGCAATCGCGCGGGCGGCCGGCCTTCCTCTCAAGATAGCTGCGAAGGTCGACAAGGCCGACGACGCCTATTTCCGCGGTGTCATCGCCCCGATGCTGGACGAGCCGGGAATTGAGTTCATCGGCGAGATCAATGAGAACGCGAAGAGCGAATTTCTCGGCGAAGCGGCAGCGCTGCTTTTTCCGATCGACTGGCCGGAGCCCTTCGGCCTGGTCATGATCGAAGCCATGGCCTGTGGCACGCCGGTGCTTGCCTTCCGCTGCGGATCGGTCCCGGAAATCGTCGAGGACGGACTGACCGGACGCATCGTGTCCGACGTCGATGAGGCAGTGCCGGCCATTCCCGGATTGCTGCAACTCGACCGCAGGGGCGTCCGTGCCCGGTTCGAGGAACGTTTCTCCTCCGTCCGCATGGCGGCGGAGTACGGCCGGATCTACCAGAGGATGCTTCGCGGGCTTCCGACGCCCAGCTCCGGTCATCGGCACTCGCTGCGCGTTCGGCCGCCCTCCACTTACACGGCCTCAGAAGCGCCGCCCTCGGCCGCGTAA
- a CDS encoding 3'-5' exonuclease: protein MFQDASDLATMAEALSRSPDYRVLRRLVARPTYIPTAGLEVRTGILLDTETTGLDCAKDEIIELGMVKFDYAADGRILGVRDTFSAFNEPSVPISAEVTALTGITNEMVAGHKFDDAAVTAFVESAAITIAHNSGFDRKFAERYWSVLEHKAWGCSMSEIDWRKHRFAGSQLGYLLNGAGYFHQAHRAVDDCHALLEVLAFELPTTGSPALALLLETARRKTLRVWAEQSPFELKDSLKRRGYRWNDGSDGRPKSWYIDVTEAAFADEIAFLRTEIYLRDADPRVQELTAFSRFSTRI from the coding sequence ATGTTTCAGGACGCATCCGATCTGGCAACCATGGCCGAAGCCTTGAGCCGCTCGCCCGACTACCGGGTCCTGCGGCGCCTGGTTGCCCGACCGACCTACATCCCAACTGCGGGACTGGAGGTCAGGACCGGCATTCTTCTCGACACCGAGACCACCGGCCTCGATTGCGCCAAGGACGAGATCATCGAGCTCGGGATGGTCAAGTTTGATTACGCGGCCGACGGGCGGATACTCGGCGTCAGAGACACGTTCTCCGCCTTTAACGAACCGAGTGTGCCGATCTCCGCGGAAGTGACGGCACTAACGGGCATCACTAACGAAATGGTCGCGGGACACAAATTTGACGATGCCGCCGTCACAGCCTTCGTCGAAAGCGCGGCCATCACGATCGCGCACAACAGCGGCTTCGACAGAAAATTCGCCGAACGCTACTGGTCCGTGCTCGAGCACAAGGCCTGGGGCTGCAGCATGAGCGAGATCGACTGGCGCAAACATCGCTTCGCGGGCTCGCAGCTCGGCTATCTCCTGAACGGAGCTGGCTACTTCCACCAGGCGCACCGGGCAGTCGACGATTGCCACGCTTTGCTGGAGGTTCTCGCTTTCGAACTGCCGACGACCGGATCGCCGGCGCTCGCGCTCCTGCTTGAGACCGCACGACGGAAGACCCTGCGGGTCTGGGCGGAGCAGTCGCCGTTCGAACTCAAGGACTCGTTGAAACGCCGCGGCTATCGCTGGAACGACGGCAGCGACGGTCGACCGAAGTCCTGGTACATCGACGTTACTGAGGCCGCGTTCGCCGACGAGATCGCGTTTCTGCGGACCGAGATCTATCTCCGCGATGCCGATCCGAGGGTCCAGGAATTGACCGCCTTCTCCCGCTTCTCGACGAGGATTTAG
- a CDS encoding GFA family protein, which yields MNDTFAGRCLCGAVRFEARGRPKGVFWCHCDSCRRHSGAPVSVFVGFENDAVTVIEGTITTFKSSPGTTRGFCSRCGSTLTCATVHFPTETHYHVGAFDRAAELRPGKHFFANEQLPWLRLNHPQEDK from the coding sequence ATGAACGACACCTTTGCAGGACGCTGCCTCTGCGGGGCGGTGCGCTTCGAGGCGCGAGGCCGGCCGAAAGGAGTCTTCTGGTGTCACTGCGATAGCTGCCGCCGCCATTCCGGCGCCCCCGTCAGCGTGTTCGTCGGGTTCGAGAACGACGCTGTCACGGTGATCGAGGGCACCATCACCACGTTCAAGTCATCGCCAGGGACCACGCGCGGCTTCTGCTCCCGCTGCGGCTCGACGCTGACCTGCGCCACGGTGCATTTCCCGACGGAGACGCACTACCACGTCGGCGCCTTCGACCGGGCAGCGGAGCTGCGACCTGGCAAGCACTTTTTCGCCAATGAGCAACTGCCATGGCTGCGGCTCAACCACCCCCAGGAAGACAAGTGA
- a CDS encoding class I SAM-dependent methyltransferase: MRRPQFIAEHAQDARGLLGRLIAFIMARETWRENLRVMDALRIGTADHVLDIGCGHGRSLTELAARAPQGRISGVDPSQLMVEIATQRSRSLIEAARVKVVLSGVELLPFHDDAFDKAQCVHVLYFWKDLGRSLREIARVLKPGGRLGLLFRTNADPKAIASFPPEIYRFPALADVSTALEHAGMDVDVVGDGAVEPALVLATKRLN; the protein is encoded by the coding sequence ATGCGTCGTCCTCAGTTCATTGCCGAGCACGCTCAGGATGCGCGCGGCCTGTTAGGCCGGCTCATTGCCTTCATCATGGCTCGCGAAACGTGGCGCGAGAATTTGCGCGTGATGGATGCGCTCCGCATCGGTACGGCGGACCATGTCCTCGATATCGGATGCGGTCATGGACGCAGCTTGACGGAATTGGCCGCGCGGGCTCCTCAGGGGCGCATCAGCGGGGTGGATCCTTCCCAGCTGATGGTCGAGATCGCGACGCAACGAAGCCGTTCGCTGATCGAAGCCGCTCGCGTGAAGGTCGTTCTTTCGGGCGTGGAGCTGCTACCTTTTCACGATGATGCCTTCGACAAGGCGCAGTGCGTGCACGTGCTCTATTTCTGGAAGGATCTCGGGAGGTCGCTGCGCGAGATCGCACGTGTGCTGAAGCCAGGCGGCCGGTTAGGATTGCTGTTCCGGACGAACGCTGACCCGAAGGCTATCGCATCGTTCCCGCCGGAAATCTACCGTTTTCCCGCCTTGGCGGATGTATCGACGGCGCTGGAACATGCGGGTATGGATGTCGATGTTGTCGGGGATGGCGCCGTCGAACCCGCTCTTGTGCTGGCGACCAAACGGCTCAACTGA